The following coding sequences lie in one Streptomyces venezuelae genomic window:
- a CDS encoding MFS transporter — protein sequence MKPVSAAPPDPTEPRPGVRNKGRARLREAVVPLARRGFRLHWCGYLLSWAGSAVAPLALAFAALATGGGPQALGIVLAAGVLPQIFLLPVGGVIADRYHRFRVMVWSNVVCALAETAAACLIWSGAVHTWQLAVTSGVCGAAGAFFAPAADGAVVQVVPAEQRRTANALLKFGQNVGKMAGPALGGVLIAAAGPALALVWDAVTFAVSAVLFARIKVPRAAVRPDSTAPREGRPGTGLRGEMGRGWQEVWRRRWLAVMVCQAAVTGSAWLAGYQMLGPLYAQRVLGGAALWGVVVSAFTGGLIAGAALALAWRPSAAGAVVCGGTVMLALPLAAMAVRAPLPALVAAFVVAGAGLELAMVVWLSLLQERIPGDRLSRVLSYSTLGQMLPIPVAYLLTGPAAARLGLHTTLAWAAAAVTTAALLPLALPHVRRLTIPMRAAKKA from the coding sequence ATGAAGCCGGTCAGCGCGGCGCCGCCGGATCCGACGGAGCCCCGGCCCGGTGTACGGAACAAGGGGCGGGCCCGGCTGCGTGAAGCCGTCGTGCCGCTCGCCCGGCGCGGCTTCCGGCTGCACTGGTGCGGCTACCTGCTGTCGTGGGCCGGATCGGCCGTCGCGCCGCTGGCCCTCGCGTTCGCCGCGCTCGCCACCGGCGGCGGCCCGCAGGCCCTGGGGATCGTGCTCGCGGCCGGTGTCCTGCCGCAGATCTTCCTGCTGCCGGTCGGCGGTGTCATCGCCGACCGGTACCACCGCTTCCGCGTGATGGTGTGGTCCAACGTCGTCTGCGCGCTCGCCGAGACGGCGGCCGCGTGTCTGATCTGGTCCGGCGCCGTCCACACGTGGCAGCTCGCGGTCACGTCGGGGGTGTGCGGTGCCGCGGGCGCGTTCTTCGCTCCGGCGGCGGACGGCGCCGTCGTCCAGGTGGTACCGGCCGAGCAGCGGCGCACGGCCAACGCGCTCCTGAAGTTCGGGCAGAACGTGGGGAAGATGGCCGGCCCGGCGCTCGGCGGTGTGCTCATCGCCGCGGCGGGCCCCGCCCTCGCGCTCGTCTGGGACGCGGTCACCTTCGCGGTGTCGGCCGTGCTGTTCGCGCGGATCAAGGTGCCCCGGGCGGCCGTACGCCCGGACTCCACGGCGCCGCGGGAGGGCAGGCCGGGCACCGGTCTGCGGGGCGAGATGGGCCGCGGCTGGCAGGAGGTGTGGCGGCGGCGCTGGCTGGCGGTGATGGTGTGCCAGGCCGCTGTCACCGGCTCCGCGTGGCTGGCGGGCTACCAGATGCTCGGGCCGCTGTACGCGCAACGGGTCCTCGGCGGGGCCGCGCTGTGGGGCGTGGTCGTGTCCGCCTTCACCGGCGGCCTGATCGCGGGGGCCGCACTGGCACTGGCGTGGCGGCCGTCCGCCGCCGGCGCCGTCGTGTGCGGCGGGACCGTGATGCTGGCCCTGCCCCTCGCCGCGATGGCCGTCCGCGCCCCGCTGCCCGCGCTCGTGGCCGCGTTCGTTGTGGCGGGCGCGGGCCTGGAGCTCGCCATGGTCGTATGGCTCTCCCTGCTCCAGGAACGCATCCCGGGCGACCGCCTCAGCCGCGTCCTGTCGTACTCCACGCTCGGCCAGATGCTGCCCATCCCCGTCGCCTACCTCCTCACCGGCCCCGCCGCCGCCCGGCTCGGACTGCACACCACCCTCGCGTGGGCCGCGGCCGCGGTCACCACCGCGGCGCTGCTCCCGCTGGCACTGCCACACGTACGGCGCCTCACCATCCCCATGAGGGCGGCGAAGAAGGCCTAG
- a CDS encoding ribonuclease domain-containing protein, whose protein sequence is MVYRFVPRVVGALLVCLAVFVAGCSSGGGGRDAPGWARGMATVQAERLPAEARKTLRLIDDGGPFPYPKDGAVFGNYERELPKQRRGYYHEYTVRTPGERNRGARRIVTGSHDEVYYTDDHYASFKAVLRQ, encoded by the coding sequence ATGGTGTACCGGTTTGTTCCCCGCGTCGTGGGAGCTCTGCTCGTCTGTCTCGCGGTTTTCGTCGCCGGGTGCTCGTCCGGGGGCGGCGGCCGGGACGCCCCCGGCTGGGCCCGTGGCATGGCCACCGTTCAGGCCGAGCGGCTGCCGGCCGAGGCGCGGAAGACGTTGCGTCTCATCGACGACGGGGGGCCCTTCCCGTACCCGAAGGACGGTGCCGTCTTCGGGAACTACGAGCGTGAGCTGCCGAAGCAGAGGCGTGGCTACTACCACGAGTACACCGTCCGTACGCCCGGCGAACGGAACCGCGGGGCCCGGCGGATCGTCACCGGCAGCCACGACGAGGTCTACTACACCGACGACCACTACGCGTCCTTCAAGGCGGTGCTGAGGCAATGA
- a CDS encoding sugar-binding transcriptional regulator: MNSSEESAVSAMSAGRSAMRMGPAELVQAAAMARRFYLEGKSKIQIAEEFGVSRFKVARVLETALERDLVRIEIRVPAELDAERSDALRARYGLRHAVVVESPAPADEIDESPDPENLGEVAADLLGELVTEGDVLGLAWGRSTIHMAAALDQLPPCTVVQLTGVYDAGTAERGSVEAVRRAAQVSGGEAHPIYAPMLLPDPATAAALRNQTGIARAFEYFDKVTVACVSIGSWEPGISTVHDMLSDEERAHYASLGVAAEMSAHLFDAEGRRVGRDLGERCITVEADRLRRIPEVVAIAGGQRKAAAIDAVLRSGLVTSLVTDTAAADQLLVAGAAPRPALNRADPDGS, from the coding sequence GTGAACAGCAGTGAGGAGAGCGCCGTGTCGGCCATGTCGGCGGGTCGGTCAGCCATGCGGATGGGACCCGCGGAGCTGGTGCAGGCGGCGGCCATGGCCCGCCGCTTCTACCTCGAGGGCAAGTCCAAGATCCAGATCGCCGAGGAGTTCGGCGTCAGCCGCTTCAAGGTGGCCCGGGTCCTGGAGACCGCCCTGGAGCGTGATCTCGTGCGCATCGAGATCCGGGTGCCCGCCGAGCTGGACGCGGAGCGCTCCGACGCGCTGCGCGCCCGCTACGGCCTGCGGCACGCCGTCGTCGTCGAGTCGCCGGCGCCCGCCGACGAGATCGACGAGTCGCCCGACCCGGAGAACCTCGGGGAGGTGGCGGCGGACCTCCTCGGCGAGCTGGTCACCGAGGGCGACGTGCTCGGCCTCGCCTGGGGCCGCTCCACGATCCACATGGCGGCCGCGCTCGACCAGCTGCCGCCGTGCACGGTCGTGCAGCTGACGGGGGTGTACGACGCCGGGACCGCGGAGCGCGGCTCCGTCGAGGCCGTCCGCCGCGCCGCCCAGGTGTCCGGCGGCGAGGCGCACCCCATCTACGCGCCGATGCTGCTGCCCGACCCCGCGACCGCGGCGGCGCTGCGCAACCAGACCGGGATCGCCCGCGCCTTCGAGTACTTCGACAAGGTCACGGTCGCCTGCGTGTCCATCGGCTCCTGGGAGCCGGGGATCTCCACCGTCCACGACATGCTCAGCGACGAGGAGCGGGCGCATTACGCTTCGCTGGGAGTGGCGGCGGAGATGTCGGCCCACTTGTTCGACGCCGAGGGGCGTCGGGTCGGGCGGGACCTGGGGGAGCGGTGCATCACTGTCGAAGCGGATCGGCTCCGACGGATTCCTGAAGTCGTCGCCATTGCGGGCGGGCAGCGGAAGGCTGCCGCGATTGACGCGGTGCTGCGGTCCGGGCTTGTCACCAGCCTTGTGACGGATACGGCTGCGGCTGATCAGTTGCTTGTCGCCGGGGCTGCGCCTCGGCCCGCGCTGAACCGGGCGGACCCGGACGGGAGCTGA
- a CDS encoding MMPL family transporter: MAEERRRERRGVAWLVCGRRTKWLVVLFWLVVIIVAAPLAQKLTDAQENDAESWLPGSAESTQVLDISAEFRPEVIPAIIVYAREGGLTAADRVQIAQDVRQAKELRAHGIRGAETRGPLYDEKAGAEAAQVAVPITMDAEGWERIGPAVDSIRERVGDGGDGLAVHITGPGGTGADSAEAFEGIDSTLLLAAAGIVIVILLFTYRSPTLLLAPLLSVVTALFTAQALIYLLAEHADLTVNGQSAGILTVLVFGAGTDYALLLVARYREELRRHEDRHEAMALALHRAGPAVLASGATVVLSMLVLLAAEMNSTSGLGPVAAIGVTVGLLAMLSLFPALLVIFGRWFFWPLIPHVGSPEPTERGLWARTGRRIDRRPRLIWGVTAATLALLSLGLLQLRADGLSNADAFTDKPDSITGQEVLARHFPAGSGDPLVIVAGQAQEDAVARVVRDTRGVVPASVARPPGTKAAYDGKVLFEATLTDSSDSAAAKRTVERVRDAVHAVPEADARVGGGTAALVDMEHATAHDNKLIIPLVLAVVLLILAVLLRAVVAPLLLIATVVLSFATALGLSALAFRHLFDYAGEPTDFPLFVFVFLVALGIDYNIFLSTRVREEAGRQGTRAGVLTGLAATGAVITSAGLVLAGTFAALGTLPMVAFAEIGFAVALGVLLDTFVVRSVLVTALFLDVGPKVWWPHPLARRGD; encoded by the coding sequence ATGGCGGAGGAACGGCGGCGGGAGCGGCGCGGCGTCGCGTGGCTGGTGTGCGGGCGGCGCACCAAGTGGCTGGTGGTGCTGTTCTGGCTGGTGGTGATCATCGTCGCCGCACCCCTGGCCCAGAAGCTCACCGACGCCCAGGAGAACGACGCGGAGTCATGGCTCCCCGGCTCCGCCGAATCGACCCAAGTCCTGGACATCTCGGCCGAGTTCAGGCCCGAGGTGATCCCCGCGATCATCGTGTACGCCCGCGAAGGCGGCCTCACCGCGGCGGACCGCGTGCAGATCGCGCAGGACGTGCGGCAGGCCAAGGAGCTGCGCGCCCACGGCATCCGCGGCGCCGAGACCCGCGGCCCTCTGTACGACGAGAAGGCGGGCGCCGAGGCGGCCCAGGTGGCCGTCCCGATCACCATGGACGCCGAGGGCTGGGAGCGCATCGGGCCCGCCGTCGACAGCATCCGGGAGCGGGTCGGGGACGGTGGCGACGGCCTCGCCGTGCACATCACCGGTCCCGGCGGCACGGGCGCGGACTCGGCCGAGGCGTTCGAGGGCATCGACTCGACGCTGCTGCTCGCGGCGGCCGGCATCGTGATCGTCATCCTGCTGTTCACCTACCGCAGCCCGACGCTGCTCCTGGCCCCGCTGCTCTCCGTGGTCACCGCGCTGTTCACCGCCCAGGCCCTCATCTACCTCCTGGCCGAACACGCGGACCTCACCGTCAACGGCCAGAGCGCGGGCATCCTGACGGTCCTCGTCTTCGGCGCGGGGACCGACTACGCGCTGCTCCTGGTCGCTCGCTATCGCGAAGAACTGCGCCGTCACGAGGACCGGCACGAGGCGATGGCCCTGGCCCTGCACCGGGCGGGCCCCGCGGTCCTCGCGTCGGGTGCGACGGTCGTCCTGAGCATGCTGGTGCTGCTGGCCGCCGAGATGAACTCGACGAGCGGTCTCGGTCCGGTCGCCGCGATCGGCGTCACGGTGGGGCTCCTGGCGATGCTGTCGCTCTTCCCGGCCCTCCTGGTCATCTTCGGCCGGTGGTTCTTCTGGCCGCTGATCCCGCACGTGGGCTCCCCCGAGCCGACCGAGCGCGGCCTGTGGGCGCGAACCGGCCGGCGCATCGACCGCCGCCCGCGGCTGATCTGGGGCGTCACGGCGGCGACCCTCGCCCTGCTCTCGCTCGGCCTCCTGCAACTGCGGGCCGACGGCCTCAGCAACGCGGACGCCTTCACCGACAAGCCGGACTCGATCACCGGCCAGGAGGTGCTCGCGCGGCACTTCCCCGCGGGCTCCGGCGATCCGCTGGTCATCGTGGCCGGTCAGGCCCAGGAAGACGCCGTCGCCCGCGTCGTACGGGACACCCGTGGCGTGGTGCCCGCGAGTGTCGCGCGGCCGCCGGGGACGAAGGCCGCATACGACGGCAAGGTCCTGTTCGAGGCGACGCTGACGGACTCGTCGGACAGCGCGGCCGCGAAGCGGACGGTGGAGCGGGTGCGGGACGCCGTCCACGCCGTACCCGAAGCGGACGCGCGGGTGGGCGGCGGCACGGCGGCCCTGGTCGACATGGAGCACGCCACGGCCCACGACAACAAGCTCATCATTCCGCTGGTCCTTGCCGTGGTCCTGCTGATCCTCGCCGTGCTGTTGCGCGCGGTGGTGGCCCCGCTGCTCCTCATCGCGACGGTGGTCCTGTCCTTCGCGACGGCGCTCGGGCTCAGCGCGCTCGCCTTCCGCCACCTCTTCGACTACGCGGGCGAGCCGACGGACTTCCCGCTCTTCGTCTTCGTGTTCCTGGTGGCGCTCGGCATCGACTACAACATCTTCCTGTCCACCCGCGTCCGCGAGGAGGCGGGCCGTCAGGGCACGCGCGCGGGCGTCCTGACGGGTCTCGCCGCGACCGGCGCGGTGATCACGTCGGCGGGCCTGGTCCTCGCGGGCACGTTCGCCGCGCTGGGCACGCTCCCGATGGTGGCGTTCGCCGAGATCGGCTTCGCGGTGGCGCTCGGCGTCCTGCTCGACACCTTCGTCGTACGTTCGGTCCTGGTGACGGCCCTGTTCCTGGACGTCGGCCCGAAGGTGTGGTGGCCGCACCCGCTGGCACGGCGTGGCGACTAG
- a CDS encoding RsmB/NOP family class I SAM-dependent RNA methyltransferase, translated as MNDQPNRRPRKPSGKSGKPYRRPQKDPVRYLAFEALRAVDERDAYANLVLPPLLKKARDKGDFDTRDAALATELVYGTLRRQGTYDAIVAACIDRPLREVDPPVLDVLNLGVHQLLGTRIPTHAAVSASVELARVVLGDGRAKFVNAVLRKVSQDDLDGWVAKVAPSYDEDAEDHLAVVHSHPRWVVSALWDSLGGGRAGIEDLLEADNERPEVTLVARPGRTTADELLDSVGEDSALPGRWSPYAVRLSEGGEPGSLEAVREGRAGVQDEGSQLVALALANASLEGPDEKWLDGCAGPGGKAALLAGLAAQRGAALLAAEKQPHRAGLVAQALAGNPGPYQVIAADGTRPPWRPGTFDRVLMDVPCTGLGALRRRPEARWRRRPQDLDGFAPLQRGLLRTALESVRVGGIVGYATCSPHLAETRAVVDDVLKHNGGAELVDARPLMPGVPALGDGPDVQLWPHLHGTDAMYLALIRRTA; from the coding sequence TTGAACGACCAGCCGAACCGGCGACCCCGTAAACCCTCCGGGAAGTCCGGCAAGCCGTACCGCCGCCCGCAGAAGGACCCCGTCCGCTACCTCGCCTTCGAGGCGCTGCGAGCGGTCGACGAGCGCGACGCGTACGCCAACCTCGTGCTGCCGCCGCTCCTCAAGAAGGCGCGCGACAAGGGCGACTTCGACACGCGGGACGCGGCGCTCGCCACCGAGCTGGTCTACGGAACGCTCCGCCGTCAGGGGACGTACGACGCGATCGTCGCGGCCTGCATCGACCGGCCGCTGCGCGAGGTCGACCCGCCGGTCCTCGACGTGCTCAACCTCGGCGTGCACCAGCTGCTCGGCACGCGCATCCCGACGCACGCCGCCGTCTCCGCGTCGGTGGAGCTGGCCCGCGTCGTGCTCGGTGACGGGCGCGCCAAGTTCGTCAACGCCGTGCTGCGCAAGGTCTCCCAGGACGACCTCGACGGCTGGGTGGCGAAGGTCGCGCCGTCCTACGACGAGGACGCTGAGGACCACCTCGCCGTCGTCCACTCGCACCCCCGCTGGGTCGTCTCGGCGCTGTGGGACTCCCTCGGCGGCGGCCGCGCCGGCATCGAGGACCTGCTGGAGGCGGACAACGAGCGGCCCGAGGTGACGCTCGTGGCACGCCCCGGCCGCACCACCGCCGACGAACTCCTCGACTCCGTCGGCGAGGACTCCGCGCTGCCCGGACGCTGGTCGCCGTATGCCGTGCGGCTCAGCGAGGGCGGCGAGCCCGGCTCCCTGGAGGCGGTGCGCGAGGGGCGCGCGGGTGTGCAGGACGAGGGCAGCCAGCTGGTCGCGCTCGCACTCGCGAACGCATCGCTCGAAGGACCCGACGAGAAGTGGCTCGACGGCTGTGCGGGCCCCGGCGGCAAGGCGGCCCTGCTCGCCGGACTCGCCGCCCAGCGCGGCGCCGCTCTTCTCGCCGCCGAGAAGCAGCCGCACCGGGCCGGCCTCGTCGCCCAGGCGCTCGCCGGGAACCCCGGGCCCTACCAGGTCATCGCGGCCGACGGCACCCGCCCGCCGTGGCGGCCCGGCACGTTCGACCGCGTCCTGATGGACGTGCCCTGCACGGGACTCGGCGCCCTGCGCCGCCGCCCCGAGGCCCGCTGGCGCCGCCGCCCGCAGGACCTGGACGGCTTCGCCCCGCTGCAGCGCGGGCTGCTGCGCACGGCGTTGGAGTCGGTGCGGGTCGGTGGCATCGTCGGATACGCCACGTGCTCCCCGCACCTCGCCGAGACGCGGGCCGTCGTGGACGACGTCCTCAAGCACAACGGCGGCGCCGAACTCGTCGACGCGCGGCCCCTGATGCCGGGCGTCCCGGCGCTGGGCGACGGACCCGACGTACAGCTGTGGCCGCATCTGCACGGCACGGACGCGATGTATCTGGCGCTGATCCGGCGCACCGCCTGA
- a CDS encoding GuaB1 family IMP dehydrogenase-related protein, with amino-acid sequence MRFLNDIQPAYDLTYDDVFMVPRRSAVGSRQGVDLSSPDGTGTTIPLVVANMTAIAGRRMAETVARRGGLVVIPQDIPIEVVTEVVSWVKTRHHVLDTPIVLAPTQTVADALALLPKRAHDAGVVVDADQKPLGVVTDADLTGVDRFTQLSEVMSRDLLLLDADIDPRDAFNKLDAANRRYAPAVDKDGRLAGILTRTGALRATLYTPAVDANGGLRIAAAVGINGDVAGKAKQLLDAGVDTLVVDTAHGHQESMIAAVKAVRALDPQVPIVAGNIVAAEGVRDLIEAGADIIKVGVGPGAMCTTRMMTGVGRPQFSAVLECAAEAKKFGKHVWADGGVRHPRDVAMALAAGASNVMVGSWFAGTYESPGDLQHDAQGRAYKESFGMASARAVRNRTSEESAYDRARKALFEEGISTSRMFLDPARPGVEDLIDSIIAGVRSSCTYAGAASLEEFAEKATVGIQSAAGYAEGKPLHASWS; translated from the coding sequence GTGCGCTTCCTCAATGACATCCAGCCTGCGTACGACCTGACGTACGACGACGTCTTCATGGTCCCGAGGCGCTCCGCCGTCGGATCCCGCCAGGGCGTGGACCTCTCGTCGCCCGACGGCACCGGCACCACGATCCCGCTGGTCGTCGCCAACATGACCGCGATCGCCGGCCGGCGCATGGCCGAGACCGTCGCCCGCCGCGGCGGCCTCGTCGTCATCCCCCAGGACATCCCGATCGAGGTCGTCACCGAGGTCGTCTCCTGGGTCAAGACGCGCCACCACGTCCTGGACACCCCCATCGTCCTGGCCCCCACGCAGACCGTCGCGGACGCGCTCGCCCTGCTCCCCAAGCGCGCGCACGACGCGGGCGTCGTCGTCGACGCCGACCAGAAGCCTCTCGGTGTCGTCACGGACGCCGACCTCACGGGCGTGGACCGCTTCACGCAGCTCTCCGAGGTCATGTCCAGGGACCTGCTGCTCCTGGACGCCGACATCGACCCGCGCGACGCCTTCAACAAGCTCGACGCCGCCAACCGGCGTTACGCACCCGCGGTGGACAAGGACGGCCGCCTCGCCGGCATCCTCACCCGTACGGGCGCGCTGCGCGCGACGCTCTACACCCCCGCCGTCGACGCCAACGGCGGTCTGCGCATCGCCGCCGCCGTCGGCATCAACGGCGATGTGGCGGGCAAGGCCAAGCAGCTCCTCGACGCGGGCGTCGACACGCTCGTCGTCGACACCGCGCACGGTCACCAGGAGTCGATGATCGCCGCGGTGAAGGCCGTGCGCGCCCTCGACCCGCAGGTCCCGATCGTGGCGGGCAACATCGTCGCCGCCGAGGGCGTCCGCGACCTCATCGAGGCCGGCGCCGACATCATCAAGGTGGGTGTCGGGCCCGGCGCCATGTGCACCACCCGCATGATGACCGGCGTGGGCCGCCCGCAGTTCTCCGCGGTGCTCGAATGCGCCGCCGAGGCCAAGAAGTTCGGCAAGCACGTCTGGGCCGACGGCGGAGTCCGCCACCCCCGCGACGTCGCCATGGCGCTCGCCGCGGGCGCCTCGAACGTCATGGTCGGCTCCTGGTTCGCGGGCACCTACGAGTCCCCGGGCGACCTCCAGCACGACGCCCAGGGCCGCGCGTACAAGGAGTCGTTCGGCATGGCCTCCGCGCGCGCCGTGCGCAACCGCACCTCCGAGGAGTCCGCGTACGACCGCGCCCGCAAGGCGCTCTTCGAGGAGGGCATCTCGACCTCCCGGATGTTCCTCGACCCGGCGAGGCCCGGCGTCGAGGACCTGATCGACTCGATCATCGCGGGCGTCCGCTCGTCCTGCACGTACGCGGGCGCGGCCTCCCTCGAGGAGTTCGCCGAGAAGGCCACCGTCGGCATCCAGAGCGCCGCTGGCTACGCGGAGGGCAAGCCGCTGCACGCCAGCTGGAGCTGA
- a CDS encoding barstar family protein, with the protein MSHDVGGDPFAPVLEAVRGAGWATTALSLSGVTDKAAFMERCARALGLPDWFGRNWDALADCLTDLSWESPARGRLLVVSGWQEYADAAPGEWRIAQEVFSAAVEHWRGVAEAGLEIVLDLGPDAGPAVTERGAR; encoded by the coding sequence ATGAGCCACGACGTAGGCGGGGACCCGTTCGCGCCCGTGCTGGAGGCCGTGCGCGGCGCGGGCTGGGCCACCACGGCGCTCTCCCTCTCGGGAGTCACGGACAAGGCCGCCTTCATGGAGCGCTGCGCCCGCGCGCTCGGCCTGCCCGACTGGTTCGGGCGCAACTGGGACGCGCTCGCCGACTGCCTCACCGATCTGTCGTGGGAGTCCCCTGCGCGCGGGAGGCTGCTCGTCGTGTCCGGATGGCAGGAGTACGCCGACGCGGCGCCGGGGGAGTGGCGGATCGCCCAGGAGGTGTTCTCGGCGGCCGTCGAGCACTGGCGGGGTGTGGCGGAGGCGGGTCTTGAGATCGTTCTTGACCTCGGTCCTGACGCTGGTCCCGCTGTCACGGAGCGTGGCGCTCGCTGA
- the rpe gene encoding ribulose-phosphate 3-epimerase — MAVQINPSILSADFARLAEEAKAVEGADWLHVDVMDNHFVPNLTLGVPVVESLARATDTPLDCHLMIEDPDRWAPQYVEAGAGSVTFHAEAAAAPVRLAREIRAKGARASMALKPATPIEPFEDLLPELDMLLIMTVEPGFGGQAFLDIMLPKIRRTRELIAKHGLEMWLQVDGGVSAETIERCAEAGADVFVAGSAVYGAKDPADAVRSLRTQAEAKTSSSGWACDH; from the coding sequence ATGGCCGTGCAGATCAACCCCAGCATCCTGTCCGCGGACTTCGCCCGTCTTGCCGAGGAGGCAAAGGCAGTCGAAGGCGCCGACTGGCTCCACGTCGACGTGATGGACAACCACTTCGTCCCGAACCTCACCCTCGGGGTGCCGGTCGTAGAGTCCCTGGCCCGTGCGACGGACACGCCGCTGGACTGCCACCTGATGATCGAGGACCCCGATCGCTGGGCCCCGCAGTACGTCGAGGCGGGCGCCGGATCCGTCACGTTCCACGCGGAGGCGGCCGCCGCGCCGGTCCGGCTCGCGCGCGAGATCCGCGCCAAGGGCGCCCGCGCCTCGATGGCGCTGAAGCCCGCGACCCCCATCGAGCCGTTCGAGGACCTGCTCCCCGAGCTCGACATGCTGCTCATCATGACGGTGGAGCCCGGCTTCGGCGGTCAGGCGTTCCTCGACATCATGCTGCCCAAGATCCGCCGCACCCGTGAGCTGATCGCCAAGCACGGCCTGGAGATGTGGCTGCAGGTCGACGGTGGTGTCTCGGCCGAGACCATCGAGCGCTGCGCCGAGGCGGGCGCCGACGTCTTCGTCGCCGGCTCCGCCGTCTACGGCGCCAAGGATCCCGCGGACGCGGTACGTTCATTGCGCACCCAAGCCGAGGCAAAGACCTCGTCAAGCGGCTGGGCGTGCGACCACTGA
- a CDS encoding amino acid permease — protein sequence MLDQGAPPQNRPSPPGSPGLGSRLMRRKPVERLVEEGGQGDGGSLRRSLGMWQLTMISIGATLGTGIFVVLGESVPKAGPAVTISFVIAGLTALFSALSYAELAGSIPVAGSSYSYAYATMGELVAWVCGWCLVLEYGVSVAAVAVGWGEYLNELLDGTIGVTIPDALSAAPGEVDGAIINLPGLIVVLLAMVFLLGGAKESATANTIMVVVKIAALVLFCTIGFMGFKSGNYADFMPLGTAGVSAAAASLFFSYIGFDAASTAGEEAKNPQRDLPRAIMLSLVIVTALYVLVAAVAVGAWNWKDFEGSEATLAAIMNDVSGQHMWGTILAAGAVISIASVVLTVLYGQTRVLFAMSRDGLVPKAFGRVSKKTGTPRVNTVIVSLFCGALASVIPLGKLVDATSIGTLFAFGLVNIAVIVLRRTRPDMPRTFRVPLGWLFPVLGFGFCAYNMFSLDSATWKVFGVWMAVGLVFYFLYGMSRSRLATAEK from the coding sequence GTGCTCGACCAAGGCGCACCCCCGCAGAACCGCCCAAGCCCCCCGGGCAGCCCTGGCCTCGGCAGCCGTCTCATGCGCCGCAAGCCGGTGGAACGCCTGGTCGAGGAGGGTGGCCAGGGCGACGGAGGATCGCTGCGCCGCTCGCTCGGCATGTGGCAGCTGACCATGATCAGCATCGGTGCCACGCTCGGCACCGGCATCTTCGTCGTCCTCGGCGAGAGCGTCCCCAAGGCCGGCCCGGCCGTCACCATCTCCTTCGTGATCGCCGGACTCACCGCGCTCTTCTCCGCGCTCTCGTACGCGGAGCTGGCCGGGTCCATCCCGGTGGCCGGTTCCTCGTACTCGTACGCGTACGCAACGATGGGTGAACTCGTCGCCTGGGTCTGCGGCTGGTGCCTGGTCCTGGAGTACGGCGTCTCGGTCGCCGCGGTCGCGGTCGGCTGGGGCGAGTACCTCAACGAGCTGCTCGACGGGACCATCGGCGTCACCATCCCCGACGCGCTCTCCGCGGCGCCCGGCGAGGTCGACGGCGCGATCATCAACCTGCCCGGCCTGATCGTCGTCCTGCTCGCCATGGTGTTCCTGCTCGGCGGCGCCAAGGAGTCGGCGACCGCCAACACGATCATGGTCGTCGTGAAGATCGCCGCGCTCGTGCTCTTCTGCACCATCGGCTTCATGGGCTTCAAGTCCGGCAACTACGCGGACTTCATGCCGCTCGGTACGGCCGGCGTCAGCGCCGCCGCCGCGAGCCTCTTCTTCTCCTACATCGGCTTCGACGCCGCCTCCACCGCCGGTGAGGAGGCGAAGAACCCGCAGCGCGACCTGCCCCGCGCGATCATGCTGTCGCTGGTCATCGTCACCGCCCTCTACGTCCTGGTCGCCGCCGTCGCCGTCGGCGCCTGGAACTGGAAGGACTTCGAGGGCTCCGAGGCCACGCTCGCCGCGATCATGAACGACGTCAGCGGCCAGCACATGTGGGGCACGATCCTCGCCGCCGGCGCGGTCATCTCCATCGCCTCCGTCGTCCTCACCGTCCTCTACGGCCAGACCCGCGTCCTGTTCGCCATGTCCCGCGACGGCCTGGTCCCCAAGGCGTTCGGCAGGGTCAGCAAGAAGACGGGCACGCCCCGCGTGAACACCGTCATCGTGTCGCTGTTCTGCGGAGCCCTCGCCTCCGTCATCCCGCTCGGCAAGCTCGTCGACGCCACCAGCATCGGCACCCTGTTCGCCTTCGGTCTGGTCAACATCGCCGTCATCGTGCTGCGCAGGACCCGCCCCGACATGCCGCGCACCTTCCGGGTGCCGCTCGGCTGGCTCTTCCCCGTGCTCGGCTTCGGCTTCTGCGCGTACAACATGTTCAGCCTCGACTCCGCGACCTGGAAGGTCTTCGGTGTCTGGATGGCCGTCGGCCTCGTGTTCTACTTCCTGTACGGCATGAGCCGCTCCCGATTGGCCACAGCAGAGAAGTGA